One Podospora pseudopauciseta strain CBS 411.78 chromosome 4, whole genome shotgun sequence genomic window, TCAAGCCCAGGAACCACCGATCTGAACATTGTGACAACGTCGTGATCTGCCCAGTTGTGGGTACACTGCCGGATGAGGTATGCCGAAGCGCCTTTGTATGGCTGAGGCTCGAAGAAGCTTGCCCGAGAGAACGACACGCGGTTACGGACATCGTCGGTGAGGAGGCGTTGGCCTTGGGCGAGCATATCTTCGGATTCATCCTGGACGATGAAGTTGAGATGGGGGAAGGTCTGTGAAGGTTAGCAAACATTGGGGAAGTCATGTTTCAGGGGAAGGGGACTTACTCGAGCGAGAATGAGAGCGACATGGCCGCTTCCACCGCCGATATCTACCACGTTTCCCTTGATGCTTCCCCAGTTGAAGTTATCACGCAATTCGGTGACGCTGTTTTCCACTGTGATTCGATGGTCAGATACCTTCACTCTTTGTCCAGGATAACAAGCCGAGCAGAAACTTActcttcctccacccagCCATCGCCTTCGCAAACCTCCCAGCATGTTCCGGGTGCTTGGAATAATACCTAAAAATCGGCACCCCATGTCTGGCGTAAAACGGGCAATGCACACTGTCAGACTCATTGGGAGTCGCCTTCAGAGCAACACTCGACTCGGCCGCTGCCTTGATCATCTCGTCAAACCTGTCATGCAGCTAGAGTCAAcgaccacaaccacccaaacagaaggaaaaggcagaTGACTCACGAATAATGCACCATAGACCtaacctcatcatcctgcTGCAGCGCATACGAGAACGAATTATGCGAGAAAtgccccttcctcctctcctgaAAGAACCGATGGGttatcaacaacctcaccacccttccTGTCCTGTCGGTGTCCAAACCTGCCTTTTTTGCGAGTTCCTCCACGGAGATTTCCCCCTCGGCTGGGATAAGCGTGAAGAAGTCAAAGTCGAGGGCGATTTGGAATGCGGCGATTTCGTAGCCCCGCATGAGGAAGTGGCGGTAGAAGAGCGCTGGTCCGTCGACGAGACGCTGTAGGTCTTCTAGGAGGGTGCGGAGGCTGCCTTGGAGCTCGCGGTAGTCTGCCTTGTTGGGGggtgaggcggaggagggggagaaggtggaggcggggaggttgttggattGGAGGTAGGCGGTGATTTCTTtggttttggagaggatgccCTCGGCcagggcgaggatggagacGTTTTCGGCGGTGTCGGACATGGTGGAGGTTTGGTACCTAGAGTGGGATCTGGTTGCTGTCGATgtatggtgatggtggttggtgtgCTGTCAAGTGTGTGGTAgtgacggtggtgggatggtCAAAGATCAAGGTTTTTGAAGGATTGGAAGTGTCACAATCGCGATTGATTCTCGGCCGAGTTCGTGAGCATGATCTGGGTGATGATCTTGATCTCATGCATTGACCGTACAAAGCAGATGCCCGAGAAATCTCGGTCTGACCACCACAGGTTGCATTTCCGCAGCAGAATGGCCCACTTGCGGATCATCGGCCAAAGTTCTCTGCACCGATATTGCACGGTGCGGTCTCAACGCATAGGGGATGCGTTATTGTCCGTCGACTCTACAGTAGACATACAACCTTCAAATCAGGAGGGCCTCGGCCGAAGGACGTCGGAGCAGTTGAGATCACTGCTATCAACAGACGCTAAAGGACTCGATGGTGTATGATTGCCAGCTTGAGGACACCAGAGATTCACCGAGATACATATCTTGTGATTGTGCCTAGAATTTTGGAGATCCAGAATAGAACCATTGTACCCAAGCGGAAGATTACTGTCTCAAAACGAATGTCAACAGAGCGTAGATAGTCTCAACACTAAGCTatgtcctcctcatccatcctCGAAGGCCCACATGAGCCCGTAGCCATCATCGGCATGGGTAAGCTGCAATCTCATCAGTCCTTTCTGGACTGGCCATGTAATACTAACGTTTCTCACAGGCTGCCGGTGGGCCGGTGACATTCGTGACCCTTCAGGGCTATGGGACCTTCTGAAGAACAAACGTGACGGCTGGCGCGAATTCAACCACCCTAGATTCTCTGCCAAGGGCTTCTACCACTCCAACAAAGAGCGCCCAGGATCCATGAGAACACCCGGTGCGTTTCTCATGGACGAAGATGCTCGCCTATTTGATCATTCCCTCTTCGGCATCACCGGGCGAGAAGCCGAAACCCTCGACCCGTCTCAACGGAAGCTGCTCGAAGTGGTGTACGAGGCTCTCGAGAACGGAGGGGAGACTTGGGAGAGTATTTCAGGAACACGAACCGGGGTGTATATCGGCAACTTCGCCCTCGATCACATCCTCATTCAGGCGCGGGATTGGGAGAGCCCAAAGTCATACGCTGCCACGGGAGCGGACACGAGTATTCTCGCCAATCGTATCAGTTACATCTTCAACCTTCATGGTCCAAGGTATGCATTGGTCTTCCTAGAAATCAACGTTAGTCGGGCAATCAGGGGCTAATGGTTACCGCAGTCTGGCCACAAACACCGCCTGCTCATCCTCCATGTATGCCCTGCACATGGCCGTCAGTGCGATCCGTAGTGGTGACTGTGACGGCGCCATAGTCGCGGCAGCCAACTGGATATCCGATCCCAGCATGCAGTTTGTGCTCGACAAGCTCGGCGCACTCTCGCCCACGGCGCGATGTCACACGTTCGACGCCTCTGCAGACGGTTACGCCCGTGGGGAGGGCTACGCCGCTCTATATCTCAAGAAATCCACCATAGCCGTGGTAGACTCGTTGCCAATTCGAGCCATGATTCGAGGCACCgccatcaacgccaacgGCCGGACAGGAGGCATCACCCGACCCAGCATAGCCGGACAGGAAGACGTCATTCGCGAGGCCTACAAACACGCCGGCGGCCTCCCCTTCTCAGAAACGACATTCTTCGAGTGCCATGGCACGGGCACACAAGCCGGCGACCCGATTGAAGTGACGGCCGTCGGCAACGTCTTTGCTTCCTCTCGGTCAGACGCCCCGGAAGACCGGCTCCTCATCGGCTCCATCAAGCCAAACCTTGGCCACACGGAAGGTGCAAGTGCCATCGCTTCGGTTATGAAGGTGGTTCTTTCCCTCGAAGCAGGCCAAATCCCACCAACCTTTGGGATCGAGGAACTGAACCCGAGCATCGACTTTGCGGGAGCCAAAGTCGAAGTTGTCAAAGATGGCACGATACCCTGGCCGGAAGGAAAGCTCCGGCGCGCAAGCGTAAATTCCTTCGGGTTCGGCGGGGCCAACGGGCACTGTATTATCGACCACGTCAATGTGGTTCTCCCCGACTACATCAAGCCCGGAATCTCTGGGGCCGGCGCCTCAGCCAACAGCCATACCGCCAACGGGTATTCCAACGGGAAGGCCCACGAGGGCAACAACGGAGTGGTGACGCCACCTGCTGACCACTCCCCTCTCACGACTAAACCGAGAAAGACGACGAAGGCAGACGCCACCACGCGTGACCTCGTGCTTCTCCCGTTCTCGGCCCATACCGAGCAATCCCTCAAGTCGAATATTGCCGCCCTCTCTCGCGTCATCCACCGGTGGCCCCTTGCAGATATCGCCTACACCCTGAGCTCCAAACGATCACGTTTCCAGCAGCGTTCATTCCGCATCGTCGCCAAGAGCGATATCCAAACCGGGCTCGCCACAGAAAGTCGTATCCTAACAAGCCCCCTGCGGCCAGCAAACATCGGATATGTTTTCACGGGTCAGGGCGCACAGTGGCATGCCATGGGCGCCCAGCTATTCGAGTACGCCGTCTTTCGCGCGGCGATCACCCACCTGGACCGGGTGATGGATGCACTACCATCCCGGTCCACGTGGAAGATTTCCGATGTCCTAGCCGGCAACTGCGAGCCCGATCTCGTGCTGTCACCCCAAGTGTCCCAAGTGGCCTGTACCGCCGTTCAGATCGGGCTCATCGATTTGCTTGCATCGTGGTCTATCGCGCCTGCCGCAGTGGTTGGCCACTCCTCTGGCGAAATGGCAGCGGCGTATGCGTCGGGGTATATCACAGCTGCCGAAGCTATTACTGCTGCCTACTTTCGCGGTTTGGCCGTGTCGCAGAATAAGGCAAAGGGCGCCATGTTGGCTGTGGGTGTTGGGATGGATGCCGCGATGGAATACCTGGACGGAAAGGAAGACCGCATTAAGATTGCGGCGATCAACTCGCCCGGCAGTGTCACGCTGTCTGGTGACGAGGATGCCATCGAGTCCCTGTCGGCCTCGCTCAACGAGGAAGGCGTGTTCAACCGTGTCCTTCGAACTGGCGGAAATGCCTACCATTCACATCACATGGTGGCACTGGGCGGGCAATACAACGACATGCTGTCTAAGGGACTTGAGCACATCGACAATATCGGACTGGTTGACAAGAACCAGAGATACCCTCTCATCCGCTGGGTGTCGTCGGTGACCCCTGATGAGGCCATGGCTTTTGAGGTGGGTGCTTCGTACTGGAGAGCAAACCTTGAATCATCCGTCCGCTTCTCCGAGGCTGTCAGCGGGATGATGAGCTTGGAGGGTGACCAAGCCGTTGATATCTTGGTGGAGCTCGGCCCGCACCCGGCGCTGAAGAGCCCGGTGGACCAGATATTGAAGAGTATCGGCAAGTCTGCACCACATGTCGCATCACTGAAGAGAGGAGAAGACAGCCGGGAGTCTGTGCTCCAGCTCGCCGGCACCCTGTTTAGCCTGAATGCCGAAGTGGACTTGGTTGCAGTAAACGCAGTCGATGATGGCTTGCACGAGGGCCGGTGGAGTCTCGCGCACGGCTGTACGGCAGTCGATCTCCCCCCTTACCAGTACACATATGGACCGGTCAATTACTATGAGAGCCGGCTTAGCAAGGAATATCGACTTCGACAGGTCCTTAGGCACGACCTTATAGGCGCCCGGCTGCCCGGCGCCAGCAAGCTACGGCCTCAATGGCGGAATATTCTTCGACTTAAGGATGTGCCCTGGTTGGGCGACCACCGCTTGATTCCTGACGCCGTCTTCCCTGCGGCGGGCTTCATTGCTATGGGAATAGAGGCCGCCACGCAGGTGTACCACGAGCTCCCCAAGGCATATGAGATCACGGGGTACTCGCTCCGCAAGGTTGACATCGCGACCGCCCTGCGGCTTCCCGAAGATGattgtggtgttgatatcATCCTCAGTTTGGAACTGGCAGACACGGACGCAACGGTCAAATCACCTGGCTGGTCCCGTTTCACCGTCAGTTCGGTATCCAGGGATTCCGATGAGTGGACGGAGCACTGCACAGGTCTCGTCAAAATCGAGACCTCGGAGAAGCCTGCGGTGGCCAGCAAGATGGGCTCTTTGACGGACCCCCGATTCCCCGGCACACATGCGTGGTACAACAAGTTCACCGAGATTGGCATCGGCTATGGCCCAACTTTCCAGCCTCTCTCCGATATCCGGGCAGACCCCAACCAGAATTTAGCCCAAGCAACCGTGGCGCTGAACACAACGGACAACACGATCGAAGGAGGAGAGTCAAGCTATGCGCTCCATCCGGCGGCCCTCGACGGCACCTTCCAGCTAGGTCTCATTGCCTGCTACGGTGGCCAATTGGAACGTGCATACACTGCCTTCGTGCCTGTCCACCTTTCAAGCATGTATCTGAAAGCAGGACTCAACCCGCATACACCCGCAACAGCCATAGCCCACGGTCAGACCCAAGGCCTGCGCGGTGCCTACATCAAGCTGCAAATGACTGACGAAAGCGGCAGCGTTGTCCTGGACGTCGACACGCTGCGCTGTCTTAGTTTCAAGGAGTCCAAGTCGGACGAGTACACCATGCAGTCCAAGAAGGCCCTGAGCAGCCCTTTCACCAGGCTCACCTGGAAGCCCGACATCCGTACTCTTAACAACGACCAGATCCGGGCACTGTTCCCCCCCCCACAGGAAAATAACCAAGGTGCCGCAAGCCTCGAGGTGGTCGACATGATCTGCTGCCTGGTCGTGGCGGACATCTACGAGGTATTCATCAAAAGCGCAACCAGCGTACCCCAGCCCAAAGGTGAACTCCGCCACTGGGTCTCTTGGCTGAAGTGGTGCGTCGAGGAAGACAATCGGGAGAATATGGTCGAAGCCAAGAGTCTTCCTGCCGTCCAGCGTCACCAGCTGCTTAAGAAGCTGTACGTCGAGGCCGGTGATCGGCCCGAGGCACAGGCGGCCCGGAGACTGCACGAGAACATGGGTGAAATCCTCGCAGAGCGCAAGACAGGTATTGACGTCCTCGTGCCGGATGGACTCCTCACGGCGCTGTACGAGACAGGCCATGTCATTGTGGGCTCATACCCGCAGCTACGTAATGTCCTCGACTGCCTCGGCCATGCCAATCCCAATATGCGTATTTTAGAGGTCGGCGCAGGTACTGGTGCAGGCACACGAGTAGCTATGGGGGCGCTGACAAGGTCGAACGGCATTAAGCGGTACGCTGATTACACGTTTACTGATATCTCGGCTGGTTTCTTGACGGCCGCTCATGAGTTCATGTCAGGCTATCGTGATGTGAACTACGCTGTTTTGGATATCGGGGAGGATCCGCTCGCCCATGGGTTTGAGCCGGTCTACGATGTGGTCTTTGCATGTGAGGCTATCCACGCAACGGCCAGTATGGATGTAACCCTCGAAAACTGCCggaggttgttgaagccGGGAGGCAGGTTAGTGCTGGTGGAGAGCACGCGTATGAGAGTGCTGCTGGGGCTGCTGTACGGTACTCTCACGGGTTATTggctgggggttggtgacggTCGTACTGAGGGGCCTTTCATGGACCTGGAGACCTGGGACAGGCGATTGAGGAAGGCCGGCTTCTCGGGCACGGAGCTGGCCCTTGATGACTACAACCGCCCCCATAACACGACCTCCATCCTCGTTTCCACCCGTGTCGAAGAGTCTTACGTGGTCACCAACAAAGACACAGAGGCAAAGGAAGGTCCGGCCGCCGTGATCCATCTTTTGCACGGAGCCAATGGCCCGTCGCCTCTCTTGGAGCAAGTCTCCAGTGAGTTTGAGCGTTGTGGCGTCAAAGCTGTGGCGTGTTCGATCAATGAAGCGTCCGAAACAGTACGGCCCAACGCCCGCACCGTGGTATTCCTCAACGACGAGAATGACCTCTTTGACACTGAAAACGCCAGCCTTCTCAACTCGTTCCAGCATCTTGCCCGAAACACCAAGAGCATGGTCTGGTTGACGTCGAGTGGAATTGCCAAAGGTCAGGACCCTCGGGCCGCCTTCATGATTGGCCTTCTCCGAACCATCGCGACTGAGAACCCGGCCGGCCGTTTCCTCTCCATTGACATTGATGCGGAGACTTTCGGAGAACAGGATGATGCTCTCATTCGCAACATCGTCAAATCCGAGCTAGCCCTGCAGAATGAGGATGCCTCTGATGAAGAAGGTAGCAAGGACCGAGAGTTTGTCTGGCAGGACGGCTGTATGTGGGTGAGCCGGGTAGTCCCTGACACAGAGCTCGGCGTGTATATCGACCTAAGCAAAACACCTACGAGCAGAGGCTCTCGGATGGTTCCCATTGGCAGTCAAGGTCCTGTTCGTGCGGCATTCGAGACCCCCGGCATCCTTACTTCGCTATACTTCCGAGCCTATACAGAGCTCTTGCAGCCCATCCCAGCGGACTACGTTGACGTTCAAGTGGCAGCTGTGGGCGTGAACTGGAAGGATTTGGGCCTCACGTCAGGTCGATTCGACGCAACTGGCAGCAACCTGTCGTCAGAATACGCCGGCGTTGTAACCAAGATCGGTGCCGCAGTGGATGGTCTGTCTGTTGGGGATCGTGTCTATGGTGTCGGCAGAGGCCAGTTTGGAAACTACACGAGAGTTCCTGCCGCATTTGCACAAAAGCTCGAGCCAGGAGACATTCTCACCGAGATGGCTACGATGCCACTGGTGTACATGACAGCCATCTATGCCTTTGACTATGTGGCACGGCTTAGAAAAGGCCAGAAGGTGTTGCTACAGTCTGCCACAGGCGGGCTGGGCTTGGCGGCTATTCAGGTTGCGCGGGCTCGGGGTGCCGATGTATTCGCAACTGTTGGGACTGCTGAAAAGGTCTCGTTCCTTGTTCACACTGTGGGTATCCCGGCAGATCACATCTTTTCCTCTCGGGACCCTACGGCGCTATCCAATGCTGCCAAAGCAACCGGCAGGGGCGGCTTTGATGTCATTCTCAGTACGGTTGTCGGAGGAGATTTCCTGTGCGAATCCCTTAAAGCGCTGGCTCCCATGGGACATCTTGTCGACGTTGGTCGGCTCGACGTACTTGAAGCCAAGGACATTGGCTTGGAGCACTTCCAGAGGAACGCCACTCTGACATCGTTCGATCTTAATGTCCTCCTGGACAATGATCCAGAGCTTGGACGCGAGTTGATGCAGACAGTCAATGACCTTTATCGATGGAACGTTATTGCGCCGATTCGCCCCTTTGCCGTTCACGATGTGTCGGAGCTTGACCAAGTCTTGGTGGGCCTGTCCAGGGGCACGCACATTGGAAAACTGGTGGTGTCATTTGAGAATCCAGCCTCTCTGATCAAGCTTGTCCAAGAGCCGCCAGCAGCGAAGTTCGACTCTGAGGCACGCTATGTTGTCACTGGAGGTCTGGGCGGGCTTGGCCGAGCCATTATCAAGTGGATGGTCAGTCGTGGCGCTCGTGACTTTGTGGTACTTTCTAGGCGTGGTATCAACACCCCTGCTGCAAAATTGCTGGTAAAGGATCTTGAGTCGCAAGGCGTTCGTGTCGAGGCAGCGGTCTGTGATGTGAGCAAGCGAGAGAATGTCATGAAAGCGGTCCGCAACGCTGCATCGGGCGACCGGCCTGTCAAAGGAGTGATCCATGCAGCCATGTCATTGACAGATCTCTCGTTCGACAAGCTGACCATTGATCAATGGCGAGATGGGTTTGCTGCAAAGGCTTTGGGTACCCTCAACCTGCACGAAGCCACTCTTTCATTACCTTTGGACTTTTTCGTCATGATCACGTCGACCGAGTCCATCTGGGCACCACCAACTCAAGCGGCATACATCGCTGCAAACAGCTTTCAGGACTATTTTGCCCGCTACCGTCGACGACTCGGCCTTCCCGCGTCCACAGTATCGTATGGCTTGGTGGCTGACGTCAAGTCGGACTTCCTTCACAACTCGGTTGGCACAGATGACATGTACGTACGTAACAAGACCATGACAATCACAGAGCATCAGGTCCTCGCCCAGCTGGAGCCGGCCTTCTTGCCTGCGGAGACAACTTGCTGGGTTGGGCAGGATCAGGACCCGTTGTCGGAGGCCAATATCTTGACATGTCTCGATCCGGTCGGGTTGGCTGAATTGGCATCGATGAACGATCATATCCCACGCTGGTATCGCGATGGGCGCGTGTCGGTTATCATGCGGGCAATGAAGGACGCGCAACGACAAGCGAGCGGGGCAGATGCGGCTCAGGATGGCGCTGGCGGAGCAGGCAAGTCGGCCGTGGCCCGACTGCGGTCGTCATTCTCGGAGGGGATCaagggaggagctggcgccCGGGCCAATACGGTCGCGCTCGTGACCGAAGGCGTGATACAGACTGTTGCTGGGATGTTGTTTATCGATGCGTCAGCAGTGGACCCTGCCAAGAGTATTGCCGAGCATGGCGTTGATAGCCTCATTGCGGCTGAACTGCGGAGCTGGTTCCACCAGGCGTTGAAGACGAACCTCAAGATGGGGGAACTGCTGGACGCACAGACGAGTATCAAGACACTGGCTGAGAATATTGTAGATGCGGCGTTGAAGGAGTAGGTTGAGCATTCATGTCATTACTTTTCGCAGCGTTAGATAGACAGATGAAGTCGTTGAAGCAACTCCTGATGCAACTCCTGATACGACCCTGATGCGATTCCAAATGCGAACTCCTAACCTGCTTCCAATGCTCAGGCGGTAGCCATCAGAGACTGTCGTGATAAGCACTGCGGTAGGTTCACGTGTTCATCCCAAGCTCGGGCACTCGCAGAACTGGCGTCGGCCGAAGTTGCTCGGGTGCTCCCGTGCCAAGGCCGGTGATCGACAGGCTTATCCCTCCGCACTTGATCCGAGGCGGGGTGACGCCAAGACCCTAACACCAATACGGCTTATCCCCGGTAAGTCCGGCAATGCCATCATAAACCACAAcgtccaccaccatcgagaGCAACACTGCTTTTCATCTTGACACATCCTGCAAACTTCTCAACAAGAAACGCAATTGCGATATCTCCAAAATGGCCGGTTCATATGACGCTGCGACTTACTTGCTCGACAAGGAAAACATCCGCGACACTGTCATCCGCATGGTGAGTTGCCAGTGGGTACTCTTTGTCCGGGCAGTGGGAGTTGCTGATGTTCCTTCCCGCAACAGATGTTCGCCTTTGACGACGCCGCCACTGAAACATTGATTAATGATGTTTATGCGCCTGTCATCGAGCTCAGCTACGACAAGCTGTTGCTCGGTGATGAGTTTCATCAGAAGAAGATCTCCAGTGAGGAGTGGGCTAAAAGTCTGGAGCATATGCATGACAAGTTTGATACGACGGAGCATATTATTCAGTGAGTTTTTCCCATCGCCACGCATAGATGAAGCTGATGATTCCCTCGCAGGAACGTTTTGATTGAGCTGCCGCAgccggggggtggggtgcAGAGGCCAAAAAATGTCAAGGCGAGGGCTATCGCTCATGGGATCTTCTACAAgagagatgggggggaggggaggccgAGTGTTATGGCTTTGAGGAATGGGGTGAGTCAGTTTCTGTCAGTGTTGAGGTTGCTTGAGTTCGTTGGGTGGCTGACTTTGTGACACGGTAGGGCTCGTACAAGCTGGAGCTGGTCAGGAttgaggagacggaggagaagggggagaatcCGTGGCGGATTAGTGGGTTGGATGTCACGCTTGACTGGCAGGATATGCCTAGTTTGTGAGAGCCAAATCAATCGCTGTCCCTTTAGCCAGCCTCGGCATCTTCTACCTGTGtctaaagtactttccgtGGAAAGAAAATACTTggctggatgatgaggtcCGTGTTTGTTTGAGAGAAATGCTAGAGGTACACGACCTTTTCTTTCGAGACGTGAATTACCCACATTCTGGTTGGGGTtaggggaaggaagggggtaGGAATAGGGATAGGGTATATCATCTGGTGAATATCGGGCCTTGCGATGGGCTAGCGTTAAAGCCGCGATGGTTCTCAGGGGGCGATGCGTGTTTGAAAAGGGGTAACACTAGACTTTCTCCTGTGCTCCAGCCCCGAAACGGACTCCTGCTACCTATCTAGACCGTGCCTCCGTCTACCTAGCTCTCCAATGGAACTATGGGGTTGTAATATGCAAACTTATTGAGGGGATCGTACTGTGCCTTGAGGGCACGTAGCTTCTCCAACCGCCACGGTTCATAGCCGTACATGGACTCCAGCGACTCGTGGCCCGCAGCATAGTTGACGTATGTCGTGGGCTTCCGCCATTCACCTTCGCCTGCGTTCCACAGATCCTCCGTTTCCCGAGCCCACTGGAAGGCAAAATCCTCCAGGCCCGAGTTTGGTGGAGGCATGGCGTCGAAGTACCTGCGGTGAAATGTCAATACTGTGGTACAGCGGCAGGAACTGTTTCACTCACATCAGAAGATTATCGTCACGCAGTGGAAAAGCAGAGCCCTCCGGCTTGTCCCTCAGAACACCCTCAACGGCATAGCCTTCATGGACTAGCTTGGTGCCTGACAGCAACGGCTCCTTGGAGACCTTCTTGTTGTACAGGTCATAGAGCTGCCGCTGTACAGTGACGTTGTAGACTTGGAGGCCGGCTGTGCCTGTGATATGGACCTTGCTCGGCGCGCACAGATCTGATTCCAGTCCGCTGATCAAGATGTCTGAGATGGAGGTGAATGGCACATCGCCTTCATCCACCGCCACGGGGCCGAGGGCATCGAACGGTGACAGATCCGCTGCGGCATCCTCTTTGGAGCCTCCGTAGATGAATGTCCAGAATATTGTGGCCTGAAGAACTGTTAGTGGTAGGCGGCGGTACCTGTGCTGGCCATTATCTCACCTGAGTAGTGCTCACGCTCGGCTCCATGGTGTAAACACCAAACGCCCCTCCCCACGTCGGCGAAAGGCTACCATTTGCATGGAACTTATTCAGCTCCTCGAAGAGCGGCTCAACGTGTTTGCCTGTGAAGACGTAGTTCCTGTAGTAGTAAGACGGGACCGTGACCGGGTAAATCTTCATATCAAAACTGGTGACAATGCCAAAGTTGTGACCGGCGCCTCTCATCGCCCACCACAAGTCGGGATAGGATGTTTCGCTAACCGTGATGGCTGTTCCATTGGCGAGCACAACGttcaggccgatcaggttGTCGGCTATGAGGCCATGGACGCCCTGCTGCACACCGTGACCGCCTCCCAATGCTGGTCCAACCATGCCGACGCAGGAGCAACTTCCAGTTGCTGAGAGAAGGAGGAACATTGTTAATTTCTAAATAGTCGTTGATTATCAAGGCTAGGAAACTCACTTGTAACATAGCCCTCCTTCCAAAGGACGTCAATCGTCTCATAATTCCGCGCCCCAGCCTGGAGCTTAACCGTCATCGCATCCTTGTTGATGGAGATGTCTGTCAGACTTCTCACATCGATCTGGATGCCGTTGAACCTTCCAACAGTTGACGTTAATGAGTGCCCGCGATTGACAACAAAGAAGTTGATACCATGCTCATTTGCATATTTCACCTAGTTCAAACTGTTGGTTTTCTCGCTCTGAGTGGATAGGCAGGGACCGCTTACAATCGTCGGGATATCGTCCTCTACCCCGGGTTGAACAACAACCTGCACCTGCGGCACCGCGAAATCTTGATATCGCTCGGTAGCGTCCGGCCAACGGGAGTCGTCTGGCCCAAAAATACTGGCATTCTTGGAAAGCAAAGGGCCGAGCCCTTGCTGAACAGACTCAGACGGCAAGGGGCTCTGTCTTGGAACTGGCATCTGAGCGTAGTCCTTTGGGTTGGTATACGCCGCAGCGA contains:
- a CDS encoding hypothetical protein (antiSMASH:Cluster_5; COG:S; SMCOG1042:O-methyltransferase; EggNog:ENOG503NY60), which codes for MSDTAENVSILALAEGILSKTKEITAYLQSNNLPASTFSPSSASPPNKADYRELQGSLRTLLEDLQRLVDGPALFYRHFLMRGYEIAAFQIALDFDFFTLIPAEGEISVEELAKKAGLDTDRTGRVVRLLITHRFFQERRKGHFSHNSFSYALQQDDEVRSMVHYSFDEMIKAAAESSVALKATPNESDSVHCPFYARHGVPIFRYYSKHPEHAGRFAKAMAGWRKMENSVTELRDNFNWGSIKGNVVDIGGGSGHVALILARTFPHLNFIVQDESEDMLAQGQRLLTDDVRNRVSFSRASFFEPQPYKGASAYLIRQCTHNWADHDVVTMFRSVVPGLEGSPEGTPLLINDIVLPEPGTVPRYWEREMRQADMVMLVSFGAKQRTKQEFEKLLKEADERYEIRKVHDKGALGLLEVHLRR